One part of the Amphiura filiformis chromosome 5, Afil_fr2py, whole genome shotgun sequence genome encodes these proteins:
- the LOC140151717 gene encoding uncharacterized protein: MFFEEISSLLESLSAENLLITGDFNIHLDIPEDRDTITFLNILDIHNLQQHITEPTHIAGHMLDLLISRIDSDLVTSHKVEKCLPSDHFAIKCNVKIIRPGPCTKRVKSRLIRNIIDAEFRQDIQSSLETMSSVKGLEEMISGYNNTLSNTLDVQAPEVDRTVILRPHAPWYTDSLRAAKQERRRRERKWLQTDLTVHKELYEEQCEEYKLLLERSKTEYHSNQVTEANQRDLFRVVDKLSTPKSTCNLPDHEDAKDLANSFAKFLSDKINKLRNGLDANSTSSISVQLNESCDSSLCDFTTVSEEDVLKVIKSSSITSCPLDPSPASVFRLCRDDLLPVITIIVNESLSSGVFPASLKCARIVPLLKKPSLDHNILSNYRPISNLPYLGKVIERIAVQQLQSYLIENHLHAQTQAAYRPFHSVETALLKVQNDILTALDKRKEAWLVLLDFSAGNQLDITGLVRGSRCSIYCLR; the protein is encoded by the coding sequence ATGTTTTTCGAAGAGATATCATCACTTCTCGAGTCACTCAGTGCTGAAAACCTACTCATCACCGGTGATTTTAATATCCATCTTGATATACCAGAAGATCGTGACACTATTACTTTCCTTAACATCTTAGACATTCACAACTTGCAGCAGCACATCACTGAACCAACCCACATTGCAGGGCATATGCTTGACCTATTGATCTCCAGAATAGATTCCGATCTTGTTACCTCTCATAAGGTTGAAAAGTGTTTGCCATCAGATCATTTTGCCATCAAATGCAATGTAAAGATCATTCGTCCTGGACCTTGTACCAAGCGAGTAAAATCCCGTCTTATTCGAAACATAATTGACGCGGAATTTCGCCAAGATATCCAGTCTTCATTGGAGACTATGTCTTCTGTAAAGGGTCTTGAGGAAATGATCAGCGGATACAACAATACCTTATCTAATACTCTTGATGTTCAAGCCCCTGAGGTGGATCGAACTGTGATATTGCGTCCTCATGCACCGTGGTATACCGACTCGCTAAGAGCCGCAAAACAAGAACGCCGGCGTCGCGAGCGCAAGTGGTTGCAAACTGATCTCACCGTTCATAAAGAGTTGTATGAAGAGCAATGTGAGGAATACAAACTTCTCCTTGAAAGATCAAAAACTGAATATCACAGCAACCAAGTTACAGAGGCTAATCAGCGAGATCTATTCCGTGTGGTTGACAAATTATCTACACCAAAGTCAACTTGTAATCTTCCCGACCATGAAGACGCAAAAGACTTAGCCAATTCATTCGCGAAGTTTCTCAGCGACAAAATCAACAAGCTTCGAAATGGACTTGACGCAAATAGCACATCATCTATATCTGTGCAACTCAATGAGTCTTGTGATAGTTCACTTTGTGATTTTACCACCGTGTCTGAAGAAGATGTCCTTAAGGTGATCAAATCATCCTCGATCACTTCTTGCCCACTCGATCCATCCCCGGCTAGCGTTTTTAGACTATGCCGTGATGACCTTCTCCCTGTGATCACGATAATTGTAAATGAATCTCTGTCATCTGGTGTATTCCCTGCATCCCTTAAGTGTGCTCGGATCGTTCCTCTCCTGAAAAAGCCAAGTCTTGATCATAATATCTTGTCAAACTATCGCCCGATATCGAATCTTCCTTATTTAGGAAAGGTCATCGAAAGGATCGCTGTTCAACAGTTGCAATCTTACCTGATAGAAAACCATCTTCACGCGCAAACGCAAGCAGCTTATAGACCCTTCCATAGTGTGGAAACGGCGTTACTTAAAGTTCAGAATGACATCCTGACTGCTCTGGATAAACGCAAAGAAGCCTGGTTAGTGCTTCTGGATTTCAGCGCAGGAAATCAACTTGATATTACAGGACTTGTTCGCGGCTCACGGTGTTCAATCTATTGTCTACGCTGA
- the LOC140151718 gene encoding uncharacterized protein has protein sequence MAVRKLEACISDIRSWCKMNKLVLNDSKTVLVHLYSKFKNTSWTPSMTIGDFTIRPSPQARNLGVSMDSVLSMSSHVDNLCKSALLGIRKIGRIRQYLTRESTTKLVHAFVTSNLDTCNSLLYGLPDREIAKVQKVQNVAARLVLRIP, from the coding sequence ATGGCTGTTCGGAAACTTGAAGCGTGTATCAGTGACATTAGATCATGGTGTAAAATGAACAAGCTAGTTCTCAACGACAGCAAGACCGTGCTCGTCCACTTATATTCCAAATTCAAGAACACATCTTGGACACCTTCAATGACGATAGGTGACTTCACCATTCGCCCTTCTCCACAAGCACGCAATCTTGGCGTTAGCATGGACTCCGTCCTTAGCATGAGTAGTCACGTCGACAATCTGTGCAAGAGTGCTCTTCTCGGTATCAGGAAGATTGGACGCATTCGGCAGTATCTGACTCGCGAATCAACCACTAAGTTGGTTCATGCCTTCGTAACATCTAATCTTGATACATGTAATTCGCTGTTGTATGGATTGCCGGATCGCGAGATCGCAAAAGTTCAGAAAGTTCAGAACGTGGCCGCAAGGCTTGTTCTGCGCATCCCGTGA